From the genome of Methanobacterium petrolearium, one region includes:
- a CDS encoding TMEM175 family protein produces the protein MPKIPRNRLEALSDGIFAIVMTLLVLGIEVPTLPANVTPIVVGDYIFNTLLPQIGIYIISFAILGSLWLNHNIFYSIKYTDVKFQILNMLWLMPIAIVPFTAAFVSKYGQYQFAQLIFALNMFIIGVIFYANWNYAVKNELLQEPAKPYAKMIKQGNLILPILSLIAIAVSFIVPEGCMLVFILVIFYNLQSYFKN, from the coding sequence ATGCCAAAAATTCCAAGAAACAGACTTGAAGCACTGTCTGATGGTATATTTGCTATCGTTATGACCCTGCTGGTCTTGGGTATTGAGGTACCTACACTGCCGGCTAATGTAACTCCCATCGTTGTCGGAGATTATATATTTAACACATTGCTGCCCCAAATAGGTATTTACATAATTAGTTTTGCGATTTTAGGCAGTTTGTGGTTGAATCATAATATTTTTTACTCCATAAAATACACGGATGTCAAATTTCAAATTTTAAACATGCTCTGGTTAATGCCAATTGCCATTGTGCCATTTACAGCAGCATTTGTGAGCAAATATGGGCAATATCAGTTTGCACAGCTCATATTCGCTTTGAACATGTTTATTATAGGTGTTATATTTTATGCAAACTGGAACTATGCTGTAAAAAATGAACTGTTACAAGAACCCGCAAAACCATATGCGAAGATGATCAAACAAGGGAACCTTATTTTACCCATACTATCTTTGATAGCAATTGCTGTTTCCTTTATAGTCCCAGAAGGATGCATGCTCGTGTTTATATTAGTAATTTTTTATAATCTACAAAGTTATTTCAAAAATTAG
- the cfbB gene encoding Ni-sirohydrochlorin a,c-diamide synthase, translating into MRVVLAGTGSAVGKTTISTGIMKALSEEQNVQPFKAGPDYIDTTYHTMATANTSRNLDSFFMSDGQIREAFERGLKISDSKIGVIEGVRGLYEGMSPIEDVGNTASIAKALNAPVILILNSRSLVKSAAAVVIGFKTLDPTIRIEGVILNLVKNRKHYLKTKEAVEKLAYTPVIGGIPRDDAITVEQRHLGLVPAVERESIMRNIEDWGRVMEENIDLDALITIMKGAGKLPAGREPLFQQENKKKVKIGIARDEVFTFYYQDNLEAFEANHADLVYFSPLHDEEVPDVDGIYIGGGYPEIFGRELEANQCMRTSIKKFHQDERPIYAECGGLMYLTRSINQYQMCDVFGYNSHMTKKPQALSYVIARAAHDNIIIPAGETFHGHEFHYSKLELEGANPKFAFEILRGKGVTGSMDGLMSKNTLASYVHTHVAACPSFASKFVESALKDY; encoded by the coding sequence ATGAGAGTTGTTTTGGCAGGCACTGGCAGTGCAGTGGGAAAGACCACCATCTCCACTGGAATAATGAAAGCCCTTTCAGAGGAGCAAAATGTTCAACCATTCAAAGCAGGGCCTGATTACATTGATACTACCTATCACACTATGGCCACAGCTAATACCAGTCGAAATCTGGATTCATTTTTCATGAGTGACGGCCAGATCAGGGAAGCATTTGAAAGGGGGTTGAAAATTTCTGATTCCAAAATTGGGGTGATTGAAGGTGTAAGGGGGCTTTATGAGGGCATGAGTCCTATTGAAGATGTTGGAAACACAGCTTCCATTGCCAAAGCACTTAACGCACCAGTTATCCTAATTTTAAACTCCAGAAGTTTGGTTAAAAGTGCAGCAGCAGTGGTTATCGGGTTTAAAACCCTGGATCCCACCATCCGGATCGAGGGAGTCATCCTGAACTTGGTTAAAAACAGAAAACACTACCTCAAAACCAAGGAAGCCGTGGAAAAACTGGCATATACTCCAGTGATTGGGGGAATACCCCGAGATGATGCCATCACCGTGGAACAAAGACACTTGGGCCTGGTACCTGCCGTGGAACGAGAAAGCATTATGCGCAACATCGAAGACTGGGGTCGGGTCATGGAGGAAAACATTGACCTGGATGCACTTATTACCATAATGAAAGGGGCTGGAAAATTACCTGCTGGCAGAGAACCGCTTTTCCAGCAGGAAAACAAAAAAAAGGTTAAAATAGGAATTGCCCGGGACGAAGTTTTCACCTTTTACTATCAGGATAATCTTGAGGCATTTGAGGCTAACCATGCGGATCTGGTTTATTTCAGTCCTTTACACGATGAAGAGGTGCCTGATGTGGATGGGATTTACATTGGTGGGGGTTACCCTGAGATATTTGGCAGGGAATTAGAGGCCAACCAGTGCATGCGCACCTCCATTAAGAAATTCCATCAGGATGAAAGACCCATCTATGCAGAATGCGGGGGCTTGATGTATCTTACCCGTTCTATAAACCAGTACCAGATGTGTGATGTATTTGGTTACAATTCACATATGACCAAAAAACCCCAGGCCTTAAGTTATGTCATTGCCAGGGCTGCCCATGATAACATCATCATACCTGCGGGGGAGACTTTCCATGGTCATGAGTTCCATTATTCAAAACTGGAACTGGAGGGTGCAAATCCAAAATTTGCATTTGAAATTCTTCGGGGGAAGGGAGTGACTGGTTCCATGGATGGGCTTATGAGTAAGAATACTCTGGCAAGTTATGTGCACACTCATGTGGCTGCTTGTCCCAGTTTCGCCAGTAAATTTGTTGAAAGTGCATTGAAAGATTATTAA
- a CDS encoding 4Fe-4S binding protein produces MRIEVDNEKCTGCGICKEECPKGAKIWDVNKKAMATNLRYCHLCTICASKCPENAILIIRDDEDESKKQDTEEDL; encoded by the coding sequence ATGCGAATAGAAGTTGATAATGAAAAGTGCACCGGCTGTGGTATTTGCAAGGAAGAATGTCCCAAGGGAGCCAAGATATGGGATGTGAATAAAAAGGCCATGGCCACCAATCTACGTTACTGTCATCTGTGCACGATATGCGCTTCCAAGTGTCCGGAAAATGCAATACTTATTATAAGGGATGATGAAGATGAATCGAAAAAGCAAGATACAGAGGAAGACCTCTGA
- a CDS encoding DUF2207 domain-containing protein, producing the protein MNKKTYFVWLTVLFLFTLSLVPAVSYADGDDRSYSIPYANIDIYPQEDGMLHVKEHLHYSFSGTYNGVYRNISIKSGEQIENIKVSTSGAFSRVELTNSSDKQYLKIYLYSDAEKTIPVTDQDVDVYIEYDFVNVVKIYNDVAGLHFKLWGDEWDVDVGKLTANIHLKSNQGVKYWLNPPYFVAGSSWQNSTLQITTTSLPSGNWFEVRMAIPKDQFQNNPPYAQQVDMEGLAEMERIQNDYANELNFKGTLYSILAVLMVLSTVIPVIIYYKYGREPKIDYQAEYERDLPTHDPPAVVNAICGSGFGKRIGVPDMDGFRATIMDLINRKYLLIKNIPSRADEFDENTLSIQINETKDQSQLNYFERDVINFLLYFEEDGVIYLETIKEDLKDRTTAEAFRDSFNLWKDDLKRDFLPDDVLNTFFLKKGDTYLKIYGVVGLFAAFIILMLSLFDPLPQSTYASYASIFLGIVAIISLVMPQKIAGQWTTHGEEYDAKWQNFKKYIKDFSLIKEYPPESVKVWNKYLVYATALGIADEVKKSMEMSVPAEELDRSDIYLFHYYGGYVVLSSSLDAGMTTATSGGAGGGGGVGGVGGGSGGGGGGAF; encoded by the coding sequence ATGAATAAAAAAACATATTTTGTTTGGTTAACTGTTTTGTTCCTGTTTACATTATCTTTAGTCCCTGCAGTTTCCTATGCAGATGGTGATGATCGGAGTTATTCCATTCCCTATGCCAATATCGACATTTACCCTCAAGAGGATGGCATGCTACATGTAAAGGAACATCTTCATTACTCCTTTTCAGGGACTTATAATGGTGTATACCGAAATATTTCCATAAAAAGTGGTGAACAAATAGAAAATATTAAAGTATCCACTTCTGGAGCTTTTTCAAGAGTTGAATTAACTAATTCCAGCGATAAACAATATTTAAAGATATATCTTTATTCTGATGCCGAGAAAACCATTCCCGTCACTGATCAGGATGTGGATGTCTATATTGAATACGATTTTGTCAACGTAGTTAAGATCTACAATGATGTGGCTGGTTTACATTTCAAATTATGGGGTGATGAATGGGATGTGGATGTGGGAAAACTCACCGCCAACATTCATCTCAAATCAAATCAGGGAGTGAAATACTGGCTTAATCCGCCGTATTTTGTTGCTGGCAGTTCCTGGCAGAACTCTACACTCCAGATTACAACTACTTCCTTACCTTCTGGGAATTGGTTTGAAGTGCGAATGGCCATACCCAAGGATCAGTTCCAAAACAACCCTCCCTATGCCCAGCAGGTGGACATGGAAGGTTTGGCTGAAATGGAAAGAATTCAGAATGATTATGCTAATGAACTAAATTTCAAAGGAACGTTATACTCTATATTGGCTGTTTTGATGGTTTTAAGCACTGTGATTCCAGTAATCATCTACTACAAATATGGAAGAGAACCTAAAATCGATTATCAGGCAGAATATGAGCGAGATCTCCCCACCCATGATCCTCCTGCTGTGGTCAATGCTATCTGCGGTTCAGGATTTGGTAAAAGGATAGGGGTACCTGACATGGATGGTTTCAGGGCCACCATAATGGATTTAATAAACCGTAAATACCTTCTTATTAAAAATATCCCATCAAGAGCTGATGAATTCGATGAAAACACACTTTCAATCCAAATTAATGAAACGAAGGACCAGTCTCAACTTAATTACTTTGAACGTGACGTGATCAACTTCCTCCTCTATTTTGAGGAAGATGGAGTAATTTACTTGGAAACTATCAAGGAGGATCTCAAAGACCGTACAACTGCCGAGGCATTCAGAGATTCATTCAACCTATGGAAAGATGATTTGAAAAGAGATTTTTTACCAGATGATGTTCTTAATACATTTTTCCTCAAAAAGGGAGACACTTACCTTAAAATTTATGGAGTTGTGGGTCTGTTTGCAGCCTTCATCATTTTGATGCTGAGCCTTTTTGATCCTCTACCCCAGTCAACCTACGCTAGCTATGCATCTATATTTCTAGGAATAGTGGCCATAATTTCTCTTGTTATGCCCCAAAAAATCGCAGGACAGTGGACCACCCATGGTGAGGAATATGATGCCAAATGGCAGAATTTTAAGAAGTACATTAAAGATTTCAGTCTGATAAAAGAATACCCTCCCGAATCAGTTAAAGTATGGAACAAGTATCTGGTCTATGCCACAGCCCTGGGAATAGCTGATGAGGTCAAAAAATCCATGGAAATGTCTGTACCTGCTGAAGAACTGGATAGAAGCGATATTTACCTATTCCATTACTATGGTGGGTATGTGGTGTTGTCTTCCAGCTTGGATGCTGGTATGACCACTGCCACCAGTGGAGGTGCAGGTGGTGGTGGCGGAGTTGGCGGAGTTGGCGGAGGCTCCGGTGGAGGTGGGGGAGGAGCCTTTTAA
- a CDS encoding flavodoxin family protein → MKTLIACYSYSGRTFTVSQKLQKHINADLVRIEPVKDRWYMIKAVHAYLEKKWPIKPCTTDINDYDCLIVSCPIWASRTPPGVNQYMEELKNTSGKKCAALVTMGGNGSQIATTQIRNTLEDKGMEFVDKLVIGKTAQESGGWEAMTQEFAGKFIE, encoded by the coding sequence ATGAAAACCCTAATTGCCTGTTATTCCTATTCTGGGAGAACCTTCACTGTATCTCAGAAACTGCAAAAACACATAAACGCTGATTTAGTACGTATTGAACCCGTAAAAGATAGATGGTATATGATAAAAGCTGTGCATGCCTACTTAGAAAAGAAGTGGCCCATTAAACCTTGCACTACTGATATCAATGATTACGATTGTTTGATTGTTAGCTGCCCTATATGGGCCAGCCGAACCCCACCGGGTGTTAACCAGTACATGGAAGAGTTAAAAAACACTTCCGGTAAGAAATGTGCTGCCCTGGTTACCATGGGCGGGAATGGTTCTCAGATAGCCACCACCCAAATTCGCAACACCCTGGAAGATAAGGGAATGGAATTTGTAGATAAACTGGTCATTGGAAAAACAGCCCAGGAAAGTGGAGGATGGGAAGCAATGACACAGGAATTTGCCGGAAAATTCATTGAATAA
- a CDS encoding F420-dependent methylenetetrahydromethanopterin dehydrogenase, giving the protein MVVKIGVIKSGNIGTSPVLDLVLDERADRPNIDVRGVGSGAKMNPEQVEEVVPKIMDFEPDFVIFISPNPGAPGPAKARELLSGMDVPALIIGDAPGMGKREEMDEQELGYIVVLGDPMIGARREFLDPTEMASFNADVIKVLAATGAYRVVQETIDGMIAACEAGEEIELPKVVIDAAKATEAAGFASPYAKAKALAAYEMAAKVGDIDLKGCFMVKEMEKYVPIVASAHELIAAAAKLATEAREIEKANDTVLRKPHGAQGQTLSKTVLISKPE; this is encoded by the coding sequence ATGGTAGTAAAAATAGGAGTTATTAAAAGCGGTAACATCGGTACCTCTCCTGTACTTGACCTAGTCTTAGACGAAAGGGCCGACCGACCTAACATAGACGTTAGAGGAGTGGGTTCCGGAGCAAAGATGAACCCAGAACAGGTTGAAGAAGTAGTACCAAAAATAATGGATTTCGAACCTGACTTCGTAATATTCATCAGCCCAAACCCTGGTGCTCCAGGCCCAGCTAAAGCTCGAGAACTATTATCTGGAATGGACGTCCCTGCATTAATCATTGGTGACGCTCCTGGAATGGGTAAAAGAGAAGAAATGGACGAACAGGAATTAGGATACATCGTTGTTCTGGGCGACCCAATGATTGGAGCTCGAAGAGAATTCCTAGACCCAACTGAAATGGCTTCATTCAACGCTGATGTAATAAAAGTACTGGCCGCTACCGGTGCTTACCGAGTGGTTCAGGAAACCATCGACGGAATGATCGCTGCCTGTGAAGCAGGAGAAGAAATTGAACTACCAAAAGTAGTCATTGACGCTGCTAAAGCAACCGAAGCTGCAGGATTTGCCAGCCCATACGCCAAAGCAAAAGCTCTGGCTGCCTATGAAATGGCTGCAAAAGTAGGTGACATCGACCTTAAAGGCTGTTTCATGGTTAAAGAAATGGAAAAATACGTACCAATCGTGGCTTCCGCACACGAACTCATCGCTGCAGCTGCTAAACTAGCAACTGAAGCCCGTGAAATCGAAAAAGCCAACGACACCGTACTACGTAAACCACACGGTGCCCAAGGTCAGACCCTGTCCAAGACAGTGTTAATTTCCAAACCAGAATAA
- a CDS encoding radical SAM protein, whose protein sequence is MEIQKLRILGEASQYDLCNYVSLNQENFTSKNLPGIYHARTQSGCQVPLFKTLMSNHCTNDCNYCINHCHNKFERMEFSPDELISFFLHYYQNHYAEGLFLSSGMPGDADRAMENMLEVAHKLRLEHEYDGYIHLKIIPGASYDMIKRAMNLADRVSVNLESATLSGFDELTSTKDYHNDVLRRMKWIGRLKKRHPHLAPSGQSTQLIVGANDETDQDILKRAQWLNKHLDIKLSYLSPFQPIEDTPLEKHAQPKDKRTPRLYQAQFLLNSYGFSSDELILDDEGFLFLDEDPKLLWARSHPDLFPVEVNEASFKELLHVPGIGKISAKKIIAARRKGMKFTKLDDLKNLGVVVKRADPFIQLNQAHQTTLHF, encoded by the coding sequence ATGGAGATACAAAAGCTGCGAATTCTGGGTGAAGCCTCACAATATGATCTCTGTAACTATGTGAGTTTGAATCAGGAGAATTTCACTTCAAAAAACCTGCCTGGAATCTATCATGCCCGAACACAGAGTGGCTGCCAGGTCCCCTTATTCAAGACCCTGATGAGCAACCACTGCACCAATGACTGTAACTACTGTATCAACCATTGCCATAATAAGTTTGAAAGGATGGAATTTAGTCCAGATGAATTAATATCATTTTTCCTACATTACTATCAGAATCATTATGCTGAAGGCCTGTTTTTAAGTTCAGGAATGCCTGGGGATGCGGACAGGGCCATGGAAAACATGTTAGAAGTAGCCCATAAATTAAGGTTGGAACATGAGTACGATGGTTATATACATCTGAAAATTATCCCTGGTGCTTCCTATGATATGATTAAAAGGGCCATGAATTTGGCGGATCGGGTGAGTGTTAATCTTGAATCAGCCACATTATCCGGTTTTGATGAGCTCACCAGTACTAAAGATTATCATAATGATGTTCTGCGTAGGATGAAATGGATTGGACGCTTGAAAAAACGTCACCCACATCTGGCACCCTCTGGCCAGAGCACCCAGTTAATTGTTGGGGCCAATGACGAAACAGACCAGGATATTTTAAAACGTGCCCAATGGCTCAATAAACATCTTGATATTAAGTTAAGTTACTTGAGTCCCTTCCAGCCAATTGAAGACACTCCCCTGGAAAAACATGCCCAACCAAAGGATAAACGAACTCCTCGCCTTTATCAGGCCCAGTTCCTCTTAAATTCATATGGTTTCTCTTCAGACGAGTTAATTTTAGATGATGAGGGTTTCCTTTTCCTGGACGAGGACCCCAAATTACTCTGGGCCAGGTCACATCCTGATTTATTCCCAGTAGAGGTAAATGAAGCAAGTTTTAAGGAATTACTTCATGTCCCAGGAATAGGTAAAATTTCCGCCAAAAAGATCATTGCGGCGAGAAGAAAAGGAATGAAATTTACCAAACTTGATGATCTTAAAAACCTGGGAGTGGTGGTTAAAAGAGCAGACCCCTTTATTCAGTTGAACCAAGCCCATCAAACCACGCTACACTTTTAA
- a CDS encoding oligosaccharide repeat unit polymerase family protein has product MKFEKVDLFSPYIMVVIIALYVALAAIAYQEHLRNLQWISTTTFFYVLMGTLFFIAGVFIPKFIYNRNEKLKSLFGGNVSRENSAPWYNKLRLLLDERVLLAAAIIGILLQVVNLYLLGGIPILSGYLKFKATTDLWRIAYPVFLLAITILLAKYPRKWHYLLFIIGLAVFAINGYRTTTMAILISGFITFYYTRKMKTSYILISILLIALIGIAAGYIAVKSIQWQQWALNPLELVAYRAGFTMMVFDKIVHMAGATGGDLFHQAFSTGHPRVTVGQVVLGYPVGGSKPTTSITSTIFGPAVLDFGFWAMAMQMFLIGLALRIVYAAQMKVNGALTALYAIILTHTMIWVETGPTDSVVYVYYALALIATVLYATQLVRISRAPAKN; this is encoded by the coding sequence ATGAAGTTCGAAAAGGTGGATCTATTCTCACCATACATAATGGTCGTGATCATTGCATTGTACGTTGCACTGGCAGCAATTGCCTACCAGGAGCATCTGCGAAATCTACAGTGGATTTCAACTACAACATTTTTCTACGTTTTAATGGGAACACTATTTTTCATTGCCGGAGTGTTCATCCCTAAATTCATTTACAATCGCAATGAAAAACTCAAATCTTTATTTGGTGGAAATGTTTCCAGGGAAAATTCAGCACCATGGTACAATAAACTCAGATTATTGCTGGATGAACGAGTTTTACTGGCCGCTGCCATAATTGGCATACTCCTACAGGTAGTAAATCTATATCTTTTAGGTGGAATACCCATTTTAAGCGGCTATTTAAAGTTCAAAGCCACCACAGATTTATGGAGAATAGCATATCCCGTATTCCTCCTGGCAATTACCATATTACTGGCTAAATATCCACGTAAATGGCATTATCTTCTTTTCATCATAGGGCTCGCAGTCTTTGCCATTAACGGCTACCGAACCACAACCATGGCTATACTTATCAGTGGCTTTATAACCTTTTATTATACAAGGAAAATGAAAACGAGTTATATCCTAATTTCTATCTTACTGATAGCTTTAATTGGAATAGCAGCTGGTTACATTGCAGTTAAATCCATTCAGTGGCAGCAATGGGCGTTAAATCCATTGGAACTTGTTGCTTACCGTGCAGGGTTTACAATGATGGTGTTTGACAAGATCGTGCACATGGCTGGTGCTACCGGGGGAGATCTCTTCCATCAGGCATTTTCCACCGGACACCCCCGAGTTACAGTGGGACAGGTGGTCCTCGGATATCCAGTGGGAGGAAGCAAACCCACCACCAGCATCACATCAACCATCTTCGGACCAGCAGTACTGGATTTCGGATTCTGGGCCATGGCCATGCAGATGTTCCTAATTGGCCTGGCTTTGAGGATAGTTTATGCTGCTCAGATGAAGGTCAACGGAGCATTAACTGCATTATACGCAATTATCCTGACCCATACCATGATATGGGTGGAAACCGGCCCTACTGATAGTGTGGTTTACGTGTATTACGCACTGGCTTTGATTGCAACAGTTTTATATGCAACCCAACTAGTTAGAATTTCCAGAGCACCGGCAAAAAATTAG
- a CDS encoding AAA family ATPase yields the protein MTPAKKGESALGKGLDALIRKEQPEQKDEITEKTPIKRKTTQKTASKQSKKPKKKQKPREDPNKIIIDEVVLEVRRNPRISLWSAKSAAVLRFLKNTTPAFSISKEASSLIEDAVKQKYPDIWEMFEDEDF from the coding sequence ATGACTCCTGCTAAAAAGGGTGAAAGTGCACTGGGAAAGGGGTTAGATGCCCTTATACGTAAAGAACAACCGGAACAAAAGGATGAAATCACCGAAAAAACCCCAATAAAAAGGAAAACTACCCAAAAAACTGCCTCTAAACAGTCGAAAAAGCCTAAAAAAAAGCAAAAACCCCGGGAAGATCCAAATAAGATCATTATTGATGAGGTGGTTTTGGAGGTTCGTCGTAACCCTAGGATTTCATTGTGGTCTGCAAAATCAGCTGCAGTTTTAAGGTTCCTGAAGAACACCACACCGGCTTTCAGCATCAGCAAGGAGGCATCATCTCTAATTGAAGATGCAGTAAAACAAAAGTATCCTGATATTTGGGAAATGTTTGAAGACGAAGATTTTTAG
- the hisB gene encoding imidazoleglycerol-phosphate dehydratase HisB — MNRKSKIQRKTSETSIVVELDVDGTGQYQVETGIQFLNHMLESFARHSLFDLKVEASGDVEIDDHHTVEDVGIVLGEALHEALGNKKGIRRMAHALIPMDESLAMVAVDLSGRSYTVFDFQFHQDKVGDLSTENVSHFLESLAQTGKINLHARCEGENDHHQVEAIFKALARALYDATRVIHDMVPSTKGII, encoded by the coding sequence ATGAATCGAAAAAGCAAGATACAGAGGAAGACCTCTGAAACTAGCATAGTTGTTGAACTGGATGTGGATGGCACAGGCCAGTACCAAGTGGAAACCGGGATCCAGTTTCTAAATCACATGCTTGAATCCTTCGCCAGGCATAGCCTTTTCGACCTAAAAGTGGAAGCCAGTGGCGATGTAGAAATAGACGATCACCACACTGTGGAAGATGTGGGGATAGTCCTGGGCGAGGCCCTGCATGAAGCCTTGGGAAATAAAAAAGGAATCCGGAGGATGGCTCATGCCCTGATCCCCATGGATGAATCGTTAGCCATGGTGGCAGTTGACCTTTCCGGTCGAAGTTACACTGTTTTCGACTTTCAATTTCACCAGGACAAAGTAGGTGATCTTAGTACGGAGAATGTGAGTCACTTTTTGGAGTCACTGGCCCAGACTGGTAAGATCAATCTTCATGCCCGTTGTGAAGGGGAAAATGACCACCACCAGGTGGAAGCCATCTTCAAAGCTCTGGCCCGTGCCCTGTATGATGCCACCCGAGTGATTCATGATATGGTGCCTAGTACCAAAGGTATCATCTAA
- a CDS encoding HD domain-containing protein, producing MIENLIQRFSKAASMQRWNDHIRPVKFTELDKQAHKMVIAYVIARFEEDHMGAGSVDWIALIEGGIFEFLHRTILTDIKPPVFHRMMKEKGYELNKHVFKKLETDLDGLDEDFQQRFRDYYLKQSNTLERRILRAAHYLATQWEFKIIYHTAPFIYGIDKTKENIENQIEDHYDLIGVQKILLGKKSFGFIDLCGQLRFQKRWAHIPRIPETSVLGHMFIVAATSYLCTMEMGIEPCPKRFYNNFYAGLFHDLPEVLTKDIISPVKGSVEGLKEIIKDYEDFQMKEELFPLLPRPWHDDMKYFSESEFENKVQENQKIFLGVNFQDLNEKYNKDEYSPLDGELLHAVDRLAAFIEAKLSIDHGIKSTELEEAAENIYHEYEGRTISGIDFGRIFDYFKE from the coding sequence ATGATCGAAAATCTCATCCAACGTTTTTCTAAAGCAGCCAGCATGCAACGCTGGAATGACCATATCCGTCCAGTCAAATTCACAGAACTGGATAAACAGGCTCATAAAATGGTAATTGCATATGTTATAGCTCGTTTTGAGGAAGACCATATGGGTGCGGGTAGTGTGGATTGGATAGCACTTATAGAGGGTGGAATTTTCGAATTTCTTCACAGAACAATTTTAACTGACATCAAACCTCCAGTATTTCATAGGATGATGAAGGAAAAGGGTTATGAGCTTAATAAACACGTTTTTAAGAAATTAGAAACTGATCTGGATGGGTTGGATGAAGATTTCCAGCAACGCTTTAGGGATTACTATTTAAAACAATCAAACACCCTGGAAAGACGAATTTTAAGGGCAGCCCACTACCTGGCCACCCAGTGGGAGTTCAAGATCATCTATCACACTGCACCTTTTATTTATGGTATTGACAAGACCAAAGAGAACATTGAAAACCAGATTGAGGATCATTACGATCTGATTGGTGTGCAGAAGATCCTTCTGGGTAAAAAGTCCTTTGGATTCATAGATCTTTGCGGTCAGCTCCGTTTCCAGAAACGCTGGGCCCATATTCCACGCATACCTGAAACTTCGGTACTGGGGCACATGTTCATTGTGGCTGCCACCAGTTACCTTTGTACCATGGAGATGGGCATTGAACCATGCCCTAAACGTTTCTACAACAACTTCTATGCGGGTTTATTCCATGATCTGCCTGAAGTTCTTACCAAAGACATCATATCTCCAGTTAAGGGATCAGTTGAAGGACTCAAGGAGATCATCAAGGATTATGAAGATTTTCAGATGAAAGAAGAACTTTTCCCACTCTTACCAAGACCGTGGCATGATGATATGAAATATTTTTCTGAATCAGAATTCGAAAACAAGGTACAGGAGAATCAAAAGATCTTTTTAGGTGTGAACTTCCAGGATCTCAATGAAAAATATAATAAAGATGAGTATTCTCCTCTGGATGGGGAGCTGTTGCACGCAGTTGATCGTCTGGCTGCTTTTATAGAAGCCAAACTTTCCATAGATCATGGCATAAAATCAACAGAACTGGAAGAAGCTGCAGAAAACATATACCATGAATATGAGGGTAGGACCATCTCAGGAATAGATTTTGGACGGATTTTTGACTATTTTAAAGAATAG